In a genomic window of Flavobacterium lipolyticum:
- a CDS encoding NAD kinase — translation MKVAIYGQYYQNSTGPIIKDIFIFFNSNNVEMVIEEDFLKMLYEKELVKKEYKTFSSSTSLDDSYEMLISIGGDGTILRAATLVRNSGIPILGINAGRLGFLATVPRESIDNFLQYIIDKNYTISERTLLSLTCDPKNDAIEDDLNFAMNEVTVSRKDTTSMITVETYLNNEYLNSYWADGLIISTPTGSTGYSLSCGGPILTPNVESLVITPIAPHNLNARPLVIPDNTEIKLRVTGREDQYLVSLDSRITSVKNDSVLKIKKTDFKIKMVEIPGETFLKTLRKKLLWGEDKRN, via the coding sequence ATGAAAGTAGCCATTTACGGGCAGTATTACCAAAACAGTACAGGCCCCATTATTAAAGACATTTTTATTTTTTTCAATTCCAATAATGTCGAAATGGTAATTGAAGAAGACTTTCTGAAAATGCTTTACGAAAAAGAACTCGTTAAAAAGGAATACAAGACCTTTTCTTCTTCTACTTCGTTAGACGATAGTTATGAAATGCTCATTAGTATTGGTGGTGACGGAACTATTTTAAGAGCCGCAACTCTGGTTCGCAACTCCGGAATTCCAATATTGGGTATTAACGCCGGAAGATTAGGGTTTCTGGCAACAGTTCCCAGAGAAAGTATTGATAATTTTTTACAATACATCATCGACAAAAATTACACCATCTCCGAAAGAACTTTATTAAGCTTAACCTGTGATCCTAAAAATGACGCCATCGAAGACGATTTAAACTTTGCAATGAACGAAGTCACTGTTAGCCGAAAAGACACCACGTCTATGATTACAGTTGAAACGTATCTAAACAATGAATATTTAAATTCATACTGGGCAGATGGCCTAATCATTTCAACGCCAACTGGCTCAACAGGGTATTCCTTAAGCTGCGGCGGTCCTATTCTGACCCCAAATGTTGAAAGCTTAGTGATCACTCCTATTGCGCCACACAATTTAAACGCAAGGCCATTAGTTATCCCGGACAATACCGAAATCAAACTTCGCGTTACCGGAAGAGAAGACCAGTATTTAGTTTCTTTAGATTCCCGAATCACCTCTGTAAAAAATGATTCTGTTCTAAAAATTAAAAAAACCGATTTCAAAATAAAAATGGTGGAAATACCGGGCGAAACTTTCCTGAAAACACTGAGAAAAAAACTGCTCTGGGGAGAAGACAAGAGAAATTAA
- the murI gene encoding glutamate racemase, translated as MTNNNPIGVFDSGIGGTSIWNAIHDLLPNEKTIYLADSKNAPYGQRTKEEIVTLSKKNVDFLLEQNCKLIVVACNTATTNAIRELRADYDIPFIGIEPAIKPAANNSKTQVIGILATQGTLNSELFNKTAEMFQHTTIIEQVGHGLVQLIEDGNLYSPEMTQLLESYLRPMIDANIDYLVLGCSHYPYLIPQIKKILPEHIHIIDSGEAVARQTQNILRETVGFTANPKSEPVFYVNSNPEVLKSILDHKYPVIEKDF; from the coding sequence ATGACAAACAACAATCCTATAGGCGTTTTTGATTCCGGTATTGGAGGAACTTCCATCTGGAACGCCATTCATGATCTGCTTCCTAACGAGAAGACTATTTATTTAGCCGATAGCAAAAATGCTCCTTACGGTCAAAGAACAAAAGAAGAGATTGTTACTCTAAGTAAAAAAAATGTAGACTTTTTACTGGAACAAAACTGCAAACTGATCGTGGTTGCCTGCAATACAGCTACCACCAATGCGATTCGCGAACTTCGCGCTGATTATGATATTCCCTTTATCGGAATTGAACCGGCAATTAAACCGGCTGCCAACAATTCGAAAACCCAGGTTATTGGAATTTTGGCCACGCAAGGAACACTGAACAGTGAACTGTTCAATAAAACAGCTGAGATGTTTCAGCATACCACTATTATCGAACAAGTAGGTCACGGGCTCGTTCAGCTTATTGAAGACGGGAACTTATATTCTCCGGAAATGACTCAGTTACTGGAATCCTATTTACGCCCTATGATTGATGCCAATATCGATTATCTTGTTCTGGGATGCAGTCACTACCCTTACCTGATTCCTCAAATCAAAAAAATACTTCCGGAACACATTCACATTATCGATTCAGGAGAAGCGGTTGCCAGACAAACACAAAATATCCTGCGAGAAACCGTTGGTTTTACTGCCAATCCGAAAAGCGAACCCGTATTTTATGTCAATTCAAATCCCGAGGTTTTAAAATCTATTTTAGACCATAAATACCCTGTTATCGAGAAGGATTTTTAA
- a CDS encoding isoprenyl transferase gives MNLLESIDKTNLPQHLAIIMDGNGRWAKQQGFLRAFGHENGTKSVKNTIKTCAKLGIEYLTLYAFSTENWNRPKLEVEALMKILINSLKKELGTLQENNIKLNAIGNLEKLPKSAQKELLDVIEKTKNNTRLTLTLALSYGSREELVQAVRIISDKVKNNIISIDSIDDSIINEHLYTQNLPDVDLLIRTSGEHRISNFLLWQIAYAELYFTNVLWPDFKDQDLYEAIISYQKRERRFGKTSEQIK, from the coding sequence ATGAATTTACTAGAATCAATAGATAAAACAAATTTACCTCAACATCTGGCCATTATTATGGACGGGAATGGCCGTTGGGCAAAACAACAAGGTTTTTTAAGAGCATTTGGTCACGAAAACGGAACAAAATCTGTAAAAAACACCATAAAAACATGTGCTAAACTTGGTATTGAATACCTGACGCTATATGCTTTTTCGACAGAAAACTGGAATCGTCCGAAACTGGAAGTCGAAGCACTTATGAAAATTTTGATCAATTCCTTAAAAAAAGAACTTGGAACCCTACAGGAAAACAACATCAAACTTAATGCTATAGGGAACCTTGAAAAATTACCAAAATCAGCTCAAAAAGAGTTGTTGGATGTAATAGAAAAGACCAAAAATAACACCCGTTTGACCTTAACTTTAGCATTAAGTTACGGATCAAGAGAAGAATTGGTACAAGCCGTTAGAATCATCAGTGATAAAGTTAAAAATAATATAATTTCAATAGACTCTATTGACGATTCAATTATAAATGAGCATCTTTACACGCAAAATTTACCTGACGTAGATTTATTAATAAGAACAAGTGGAGAGCATAGAATAAGTAATTTTTTGCTATGGCAAATCGCCTATGCAGAACTATATTTTACTAATGTCTTATGGCCAGACTTTAAAGACCAAGATTTATATGAGGCTATTATTAGTTATCAAAAAAGAGAACGTAGATTTGGAAAAACCAGTGAACAAATTAAATAA
- a CDS encoding DUF4270 family protein, translating into MHKYIGMLFLAMTLFSCGTDSDTGEFVVGSDYLAVGNKVILIDTMTVEMSTINFDSLITSGKNRILIGNYEDPIYGKVKSNSYFQLASDSYSLKNDGSDTESTNYVFDSISMILKYDKYYYGDTTRVQTFNIHRLNQKVKPNINDKNFYNNSVLSYSDESLGTISYKPRPVGKDSISLKMDNAFGVALFQKLKKREITDFDSFSEYLKGLVLVPSVSNSANVIGFHVASSKVRLYYSKYQANTEEVPYILDFKISDVQKQFNAVSLDKTGTIIQNLPASNSKLSSALTNRQGFIQSGTGVACRIDFPNIKQLKRISANGAIVDAQLFLKPVNNTYSEKYPLEDSLKVYVSDNLNRISTSLVNSAGTAVFGILNKKKDEFNENVGYSVPIGYFLQKEMLKQSSSRSSLILTLPGISKTVNRIVLGDQKHLNNKLLLKIYYISY; encoded by the coding sequence ATGCACAAGTACATAGGAATGTTATTTTTGGCGATGACTCTGTTTTCATGCGGAACCGATTCGGATACGGGTGAGTTTGTAGTGGGGTCTGATTATCTGGCCGTGGGCAATAAAGTTATTTTGATTGATACGATGACTGTGGAGATGTCAACCATAAATTTTGACTCTTTGATTACCTCCGGGAAAAACCGAATTTTAATTGGCAATTATGAAGATCCTATTTATGGAAAAGTGAAATCGAACAGTTATTTTCAGTTGGCTTCCGATTCTTATTCTTTAAAAAATGACGGATCTGATACAGAATCCACCAATTATGTTTTTGATTCTATTTCGATGATTTTGAAATATGATAAATATTATTACGGAGATACCACTAGAGTACAGACCTTCAATATTCATCGTTTAAATCAAAAAGTAAAACCAAACATAAACGATAAGAATTTTTACAATAATTCGGTTTTAAGTTATAGTGATGAAAGTCTGGGGACCATTTCATACAAACCCAGGCCAGTAGGGAAAGATTCGATTAGTCTTAAGATGGACAATGCTTTTGGAGTCGCTCTTTTTCAGAAACTAAAAAAGAGAGAAATCACAGATTTTGATAGTTTCAGCGAATATTTAAAAGGACTTGTTCTGGTTCCCTCTGTTTCGAATTCAGCAAACGTTATTGGCTTTCATGTTGCGTCGAGTAAGGTACGGCTGTATTATTCCAAATATCAGGCGAATACGGAAGAAGTTCCATATATCTTAGATTTTAAGATTTCGGATGTACAAAAGCAATTTAATGCAGTCTCGTTAGATAAAACAGGAACTATAATTCAAAATCTGCCTGCCTCGAATAGCAAGCTGTCCAGTGCATTAACCAATCGTCAGGGATTTATTCAGTCCGGTACCGGAGTTGCCTGTCGGATTGATTTCCCGAACATCAAACAATTGAAACGTATTTCGGCTAATGGTGCGATTGTAGATGCGCAATTGTTTTTAAAGCCTGTAAACAATACGTACTCAGAAAAATATCCGCTGGAAGATTCTTTAAAAGTTTATGTTAGCGATAATTTAAACCGGATCAGTACTTCGTTGGTCAATTCGGCTGGAACGGCAGTATTTGGTATTCTGAACAAAAAGAAGGATGAATTCAATGAGAATGTTGGATACTCGGTCCCAATTGGTTATTTTCTGCAGAAAGAAATGCTGAAGCAATCTAGTTCCAGATCTTCTCTTATCCTCACTTTGCCAGGGATTTCTAAGACAGTTAACCGGATTGTTTTAGGCGATCAGAAACATTTGAACAATAAACTCCTGCTTAAAATTTATTATATCTCTTATTAA
- a CDS encoding OmpH family outer membrane protein, giving the protein MRRQFLFIFLALIVANTSQAQTRTTRIGYIDMEYILENVSDYKEAKAQLELKAQKWKQEIETKKLDINNLKESLKAERALLTKELIDEKETEIKFLETEMMDYQQKQFGVDGNLMHQKAGLAKPIQDQVFTAVQDIAEAKNYDFVFDKSSDLTMLFSNKKFDISDQVIRILNRTDKREQLTKKQLKDQEAKEKLENAIDENPAMADRQKALDDKKAARAKLIEDRRLEQEAKKKEYEDRRKALAAERDAKKNGTVSEPAKTEPAKTDGTTAKPAAVTPTEGTAPAQPAVNKAEERQKLYEQRKKELEERRKKILEEREAAKKAKEAETQKTNTTNN; this is encoded by the coding sequence ATGAGAAGACAATTTTTATTTATATTTTTAGCCCTGATTGTAGCAAATACAAGTCAGGCTCAAACAAGAACGACAAGGATTGGCTACATCGATATGGAGTATATTTTGGAAAATGTTTCCGATTACAAAGAAGCTAAGGCTCAATTAGAGCTAAAGGCCCAAAAGTGGAAACAGGAAATAGAGACCAAAAAACTGGACATCAATAATCTTAAAGAAAGCCTTAAAGCCGAAAGAGCTTTACTGACAAAAGAGCTTATTGATGAGAAAGAAACCGAGATTAAATTTCTCGAAACTGAAATGATGGATTATCAACAAAAGCAATTTGGTGTTGACGGAAATCTGATGCATCAGAAAGCAGGTTTGGCAAAGCCAATACAAGATCAGGTTTTTACTGCAGTTCAGGATATTGCTGAAGCAAAAAATTACGACTTTGTCTTTGACAAATCATCTGATTTAACAATGCTTTTTAGTAATAAGAAATTTGACATCAGCGATCAGGTAATCCGTATTTTAAACCGTACGGACAAACGTGAGCAGCTGACTAAAAAACAATTAAAAGATCAGGAAGCCAAAGAAAAACTGGAAAATGCAATTGATGAAAATCCAGCAATGGCGGACCGACAAAAAGCTCTTGATGACAAAAAAGCAGCCAGAGCAAAACTAATTGAAGACAGAAGACTTGAGCAGGAAGCCAAGAAAAAAGAATACGAAGACAGAAGAAAAGCATTAGCCGCCGAAAGGGATGCTAAAAAAAATGGCACGGTTTCTGAACCTGCCAAAACAGAGCCTGCTAAAACGGATGGCACAACAGCTAAACCAGCTGCTGTCACACCAACCGAAGGAACAGCACCGGCTCAGCCTGCTGTAAATAAAGCTGAAGAAAGGCAAAAGCTTTACGAACAGCGCAAAAAAGAATTAGAAGAAAGAAGAAAGAAAATTTTAGAAGAAAGAGAAGCGGCGAAAAAAGCAAAAGAAGCCGAAACACAAAAAACAAATACGACCAATAATTAA
- a CDS encoding DUF6089 family protein: MKKIFNLLLCFFPFITLNAQINEIGVFLGGINFVGDVGKTTYVAPEKLAFGVLYKWNKSPRHSYRFSYTQSTVTGNDFDSSETGRNRRGYSFKNNVKELSAGLEFNFFDFNLHDYHRKVTPYIFSGLNFFMYDKLYRFTSSPTVTQSISSSSFAIPIILGIKSNITPSIVLGAEVGARYTFTDAMDSSNPNTKNTNILQFGNLNNNDWYVFSGITLTYTFGEKPCYCAE; encoded by the coding sequence ATGAAGAAAATTTTTAATTTATTGTTATGTTTTTTCCCCTTTATCACACTAAATGCTCAAATTAATGAGATTGGTGTTTTTTTAGGTGGAATTAACTTTGTAGGAGATGTAGGCAAAACTACCTATGTTGCACCGGAAAAACTGGCTTTTGGTGTATTGTACAAATGGAATAAAAGTCCGCGTCACTCCTATCGTTTCTCGTATACACAATCAACCGTTACCGGAAACGATTTCGATTCATCTGAAACAGGAAGAAACAGAAGAGGCTATAGCTTTAAAAATAATGTAAAAGAACTTTCGGCTGGTCTGGAATTCAATTTTTTCGACTTTAATCTGCATGATTATCACAGAAAAGTAACTCCGTATATTTTCTCTGGACTTAACTTTTTTATGTACGACAAATTGTATCGCTTTACATCAAGTCCAACCGTAACACAATCCATAAGTTCAAGTTCGTTTGCCATACCTATTATATTAGGTATAAAATCAAACATAACACCAAGTATTGTTCTGGGAGCTGAAGTTGGAGCACGATATACTTTTACAGATGCTATGGACTCCAGCAATCCAAATACAAAAAACACAAACATATTACAGTTTGGAAATTTAAATAATAATGATTGGTATGTCTTCTCTGGTATTACTTTAACGTATACCTTTGGAGAAAAACCTTGCTATTGCGCAGAATAA
- a CDS encoding OmpH family outer membrane protein: MMKQIKTLLIAAILVLGASNTMNAQAKVAHVDVSEIMSKMPAMLDAQNQLQKLSGTYDAEYKKMVDEYQVKIKKYEGEAATVTDAVNGERSKEVQDMQKRIVDYRDNAQKELQQKETDIVKPLMEKVKASIQKVGKAKGFQYILDGSTLLLADGPNITADVKKDLGF, translated from the coding sequence ATGATGAAACAAATCAAAACTTTACTAATTGCTGCAATACTAGTTTTAGGAGCAAGTAACACGATGAACGCGCAAGCTAAGGTAGCTCACGTTGATGTTAGCGAGATTATGTCGAAAATGCCTGCAATGCTAGACGCTCAAAACCAACTGCAAAAATTAAGTGGTACATATGATGCTGAATACAAAAAAATGGTTGACGAATATCAAGTAAAAATCAAAAAATACGAAGGTGAAGCTGCAACTGTAACTGACGCTGTAAACGGAGAACGTTCTAAAGAAGTTCAGGACATGCAAAAAAGAATTGTTGACTACAGAGACAACGCTCAAAAAGAATTACAACAAAAAGAAACTGACATCGTAAAACCATTAATGGAAAAAGTAAAAGCTTCTATCCAAAAAGTTGGAAAAGCTAAAGGTTTCCAATACATTTTAGACGGTTCTACTTTATTATTAGCTGATGGTCCAAACATTACTGCTGATGTAAAAAAAGATTTAGGATTCTAA
- a CDS encoding JAB domain-containing protein has product MQTIKETQNWKIASEIELIYKTRVRASERPQIKSSRSTYELAMRTWDLGKIDFFEQFKVFLLDRSNKVLGIYEVSSGGTTGAFVDLRLLFSAALKANAKALIVIHNHPSGKTLPSVADRLITQKIKEAGIILDIVLIDHLIISSEDYYSFADSSSL; this is encoded by the coding sequence ATGCAAACCATAAAAGAAACACAAAATTGGAAAATCGCATCAGAAATTGAACTGATTTATAAAACCCGAGTAAGAGCTTCCGAGCGGCCTCAAATTAAGTCTTCGAGATCGACATATGAACTTGCGATGAGAACTTGGGATTTGGGTAAAATAGATTTTTTTGAGCAGTTTAAGGTGTTCTTGCTTGACAGATCCAATAAGGTTCTGGGAATTTATGAGGTTTCATCCGGTGGCACAACAGGAGCTTTTGTTGATCTTAGATTGTTGTTTTCTGCTGCTCTCAAGGCAAATGCTAAGGCTCTTATTGTAATTCATAATCATCCTTCAGGAAAAACACTTCCCTCTGTAGCGGATAGGTTAATTACACAAAAAATTAAAGAAGCAGGTATTATTTTGGATATTGTTTTAATCGATCATTTAATTATCAGTTCAGAAGATTATTATTCTTTTGCAGATAGTAGTTCGCTGTAA
- a CDS encoding BamA/OMP85 family outer membrane protein — MRLLLVIKKENVDLEKPVNKLNNFLVLQKRIQIVFTLLLLGSFSQIKAQERVPFDQGKKYILAKVSVVGKISFNEQTVVTFSGLQKGQEIAVPGEEISGAIKKLGKLGLFDEISFYVNKIDNDSIYLDLNIVELPKLNEVKFVGIKKNKIEGLIKDNNLTKNKIVNENLITTTKNYIENKYKKEGFYNTKVTITNTPDSTAGNHVNMLVRVDKGDKVKISSIDFIGNKQLSGNQLRAAMKDTKQKNILRILKSSKFIPEKYKTDLEKVVAAYKEKGYRDARIISDSVKYEKKKNMLAIKINVEEGNKYYFGNIKFLGNTVYSDQLLNRYLGIKKGETYNGVLLEKRIADKTKPDAEDITNLYQNNGYLFSNINAVEVKTVNDTIDFEIRVTEGPIAYFNKISVVGNDKTNDHVIYRELRTKPGEKYSKEQLVRTIREIGQLGFFDPEAIDPKFKNVDAAAGTVDIEYHVVEKGSSQVELQGGYGGGGFIGTLGLSFNNFSARNLFNKESYKPLPMGDGQKVALRLQGSTYFQTYSVSFSEPWFGGKKPVQFSSSISYSKQFLNNFATRNVDKSKSFNILTLQVGLAKRLTVPDDYFVLSQSVSYQHYDLNNYNTGLFTFGNGASRNLAYTIGLSRSNKGVNPIFPTYGSDFSISAKVTPPYSLFNGINYGDLKNQKEYKTQYTGDPRSGADGKPMNTGDYTKTEIINGQAGVVSVGSDYASADVDQGKVDQKRYNWLEYYKIKFKGEWFTKLYGKLVMRTLTEFGFLGAYNQERGVVPFERFYLGGDGMANYSMDGRETVQLRGYENNSLTPVNANGEQIGATIYNKFSMELRYPITLKASASIYALAFLEAGSSYPTFKAYNPFDLNRSAGVGLRVFMPAFGLLGIDWGYGFDPQPGETKAHGKEIHFIIGQQF; from the coding sequence ATGAGGCTATTATTAGTTATCAAAAAAGAGAACGTAGATTTGGAAAAACCAGTGAACAAATTAAATAATTTTTTAGTGTTGCAAAAAAGAATACAAATAGTCTTTACCCTACTTCTTTTGGGTAGTTTTTCACAAATTAAAGCGCAGGAAAGAGTTCCTTTTGATCAGGGGAAAAAATATATTCTTGCCAAAGTTTCTGTTGTTGGTAAAATAAGCTTTAACGAACAAACAGTTGTTACATTTTCAGGTCTTCAAAAAGGACAGGAAATTGCCGTTCCGGGTGAAGAAATTAGTGGTGCTATTAAAAAATTAGGCAAACTTGGCCTTTTTGACGAAATCTCTTTTTATGTTAACAAAATCGACAACGACAGTATCTATTTGGATCTGAACATTGTCGAACTCCCTAAATTAAACGAAGTTAAATTCGTTGGGATCAAAAAAAATAAAATCGAAGGCTTAATTAAGGACAATAATCTGACCAAAAACAAAATTGTCAACGAAAACTTAATCACGACAACTAAAAATTATATTGAAAATAAATATAAAAAAGAAGGGTTCTACAACACTAAAGTTACTATTACCAATACTCCTGATAGTACTGCAGGTAATCATGTAAACATGCTTGTACGGGTAGATAAAGGAGATAAGGTCAAGATTAGCAGTATCGATTTCATCGGAAACAAACAGCTTAGCGGAAATCAGTTGCGAGCTGCTATGAAAGATACCAAACAAAAGAACATACTCCGTATCTTAAAATCTTCTAAATTCATCCCTGAAAAATACAAAACTGACTTAGAAAAAGTCGTTGCCGCTTATAAAGAAAAGGGATATCGTGATGCCCGTATTATTTCTGATTCTGTTAAATACGAAAAGAAGAAAAATATGCTGGCCATCAAAATTAATGTGGAAGAAGGAAACAAATACTACTTCGGAAATATTAAATTCTTAGGAAATACAGTCTATTCAGATCAATTATTAAACCGTTATTTAGGAATCAAAAAAGGTGAAACTTACAACGGTGTTTTACTGGAAAAACGTATTGCCGACAAGACAAAACCTGATGCTGAAGACATCACAAACTTATACCAAAACAACGGTTATTTATTCTCTAACATTAATGCTGTAGAGGTAAAAACAGTAAACGACACCATCGATTTTGAGATCAGAGTTACAGAAGGTCCGATCGCATACTTCAACAAAATATCGGTTGTAGGAAATGATAAAACAAACGACCACGTTATTTATCGTGAATTAAGAACTAAACCGGGAGAAAAATACAGTAAAGAACAGTTAGTTCGAACAATTCGTGAAATTGGACAATTAGGATTCTTTGATCCTGAAGCCATTGATCCAAAATTCAAAAATGTTGATGCTGCAGCAGGAACTGTTGACATTGAATACCATGTTGTAGAAAAAGGATCCAGCCAGGTAGAACTTCAGGGAGGTTACGGTGGTGGAGGTTTCATTGGAACCCTTGGATTATCATTTAACAACTTCTCAGCAAGAAACCTGTTTAATAAAGAATCTTACAAACCATTACCAATGGGTGACGGTCAAAAAGTAGCACTTCGTTTACAGGGAAGTACTTATTTCCAAACCTATAGTGTGTCATTTTCAGAACCATGGTTTGGAGGAAAGAAACCGGTACAATTTAGTTCTTCTATTTCATACAGTAAGCAATTCCTAAACAATTTCGCTACCAGAAATGTTGACAAAAGCAAAAGTTTCAACATCTTGACCTTGCAGGTTGGTTTAGCTAAAAGACTTACTGTGCCGGACGATTACTTCGTATTATCACAGTCTGTAAGTTACCAACATTATGATTTGAACAATTATAACACAGGATTGTTTACCTTTGGTAACGGAGCATCAAGAAACTTAGCGTATACTATTGGACTTTCAAGAAGCAATAAAGGGGTTAACCCAATATTTCCAACCTATGGTTCAGACTTTAGTATTTCTGCAAAAGTAACTCCTCCCTATTCATTGTTTAACGGAATTAATTACGGTGATCTAAAAAATCAAAAAGAATATAAAACACAATACACAGGAGATCCAAGATCTGGTGCAGATGGCAAGCCGATGAATACCGGAGATTATACCAAAACGGAAATCATAAACGGACAAGCAGGAGTTGTAAGTGTTGGTTCTGATTACGCAAGTGCAGATGTTGACCAGGGGAAAGTGGATCAAAAAAGATACAATTGGCTGGAATATTATAAAATTAAATTCAAAGGAGAGTGGTTTACCAAACTTTATGGTAAATTAGTAATGCGAACTTTAACAGAGTTTGGATTCCTTGGAGCATACAACCAGGAAAGAGGAGTGGTACCATTTGAGCGTTTCTATTTAGGTGGAGACGGAATGGCAAACTACTCGATGGATGGTAGAGAAACGGTACAGTTGAGAGGTTATGAAAACAACTCTTTAACTCCGGTAAATGCAAATGGAGAACAGATTGGAGCCACAATCTATAACAAATTCTCTATGGAGTTACGTTATCCGATTACATTAAAAGCTTCTGCATCGATTTATGCATTGGCGTTTTTAGAAGCTGGTTCATCATACCCAACTTTTAAAGCTTATAACCCATTTGATTTGAACCGTTCTGCGGGTGTTGGTCTACGTGTATTCATGCCGGCATTTGGATTATTGGGTATTGACTGGGGTTACGGTTTCGATCCTCAACCAGGAGAAACTAAGGCACATGGTAAAGAGATTCACTTTATCATCGGGCAACAATTCTAA
- a CDS encoding aromatic hydrocarbon degradation protein codes for MKSKIACLSCLILMSLTSFSQSISSSPYSLYGLGSVYDSDFGNIPSIGSSGIALPSATFINNLNPASLGYLPQNHFMFDIGGKAISTTYQSSSRSESRNNFQFSHLAFAFPVTKNSGFSIGIRPYSSATFKISNLKLPIENSQDFYYLTATGSGGLNNLDLSYGYRFGKKWSVGASASVLFGNTKDNRSFLIMNSITSIQKKTHYNGLRATVGAQYQVDSTLTIATTFKVPTQIRASKVQTVQTIADDVVTTIESDVASDTDDYYMPLEMGIGISKRFKNNLNMTLDYEKSLWGSTNQSELYGNFVNQDRFALGFTYRGRKNIRKYWDRVQYAAGANFDTGYLEIDGKRIHNAAISIGLNLPLENTYSSLNISYSYGQRGRVSDNLIKENYHKISLNLSLDGIWFVKRKFE; via the coding sequence ATGAAAAGTAAAATTGCCTGTTTAAGCTGCCTCATTTTGATGTCGCTAACGTCGTTTTCTCAAAGTATTTCAAGTTCTCCTTACTCGCTGTATGGTTTAGGAAGTGTGTACGATTCTGATTTTGGAAACATTCCTTCTATTGGGTCTTCAGGAATTGCTTTGCCTTCTGCCACTTTTATCAACAATCTAAATCCGGCATCACTGGGATATTTGCCGCAGAATCATTTTATGTTTGATATTGGAGGAAAAGCTATTTCGACTACTTATCAAAGCAGTTCAAGAAGTGAAAGCCGCAATAATTTTCAGTTTTCCCATTTGGCTTTTGCTTTTCCGGTGACTAAAAACTCAGGATTTAGTATCGGAATACGCCCGTATTCAAGTGCTACTTTTAAAATCTCGAATTTAAAATTACCGATCGAAAACAGCCAGGATTTTTACTATTTAACGGCGACTGGTTCCGGAGGATTAAATAATCTGGATTTGTCTTACGGCTACCGATTTGGTAAGAAATGGTCTGTTGGAGCTTCGGCCTCTGTGTTGTTTGGAAATACAAAAGACAACAGAAGCTTCTTAATTATGAATTCCATTACAAGTATTCAGAAAAAGACACATTACAATGGTCTTCGGGCAACAGTAGGTGCGCAGTACCAGGTGGATTCTACTCTTACCATTGCGACAACATTTAAAGTGCCGACCCAGATTAGAGCATCCAAAGTGCAAACCGTTCAAACTATTGCCGATGATGTTGTCACAACTATAGAGTCTGATGTGGCTTCAGACACAGACGATTATTATATGCCTTTAGAAATGGGTATCGGGATCAGTAAACGCTTTAAGAACAACTTAAACATGACGCTGGATTACGAAAAAAGCTTGTGGGGCAGTACCAATCAATCTGAATTGTACGGCAATTTCGTAAATCAGGATCGGTTTGCCCTGGGATTCACATACAGAGGAAGGAAAAATATCCGTAAATATTGGGATAGGGTTCAGTATGCCGCCGGTGCAAACTTTGACACCGGTTATCTGGAAATTGATGGCAAAAGAATCCATAATGCCGCAATTTCAATAGGACTTAATTTACCTCTGGAAAACACCTATTCGTCTTTAAATATTTCCTATTCGTACGGACAAAGAGGAAGGGTTTCGGATAACCTGATCAAAGAAAATTATCATAAAATATCCCTTAATTTATCCTTGGACGGAATTTGGTTCGTTAAGCGAAAATTTGAGTAA